From the Micromonospora echinospora genome, the window ATCCGGCTGGTGCCGGCCAGATTCGACGCGGCCGAGCAGCACCAGACCGTCACCAAGGATCATGTGCTCGCCATCTGCGAGGGAGCGCGATCCCGTACCCGCGAGCACTTCACCACGAAGTTCGGCATCGCCGACAGTTCGATCTACTCCCTGGACGGCCGACACCTACAGGACGTCGTCCTGGGCCTGCGGGTGAAGTCCGACCTGCCGGATGCGATGAGTGTCCTGCTGACCGTGGCCCAGAACCGCTTCCTGCTCAACTCCCTGGGCGGCGAGGGCTTCCTGAACATGCGCCTCACCGACGCCGAGGCCGCCGAGGTCGTCGGGCTCGACCCGGTGCGTCGTGAATTCAAGGACTGCATCGCCTCCCGACCGTGTCTGATGGCGAGGGAGGACGACGGCGACTTCCAGTGCTCCACCCACGGCACACTGTTCCTGCCCGCCCTGCTCCGAGCCTCGCCGCTGTGGAAACGGGTGATGGAGGGGTTGGCGTTCTTCGGCGTCGCCCCGGAAAATTTGAGCGCCGTCACCGCGTTCCGCCTGGACATGGTGCAGCGACCACGCTTCACCGCCCGGTTGTACGCCCCCACGTCGACCACTCCGGGCACCTACGGCTTCCTGCTCGGGGACGCCGCCAACTCGATCCACTTCTGGCCCGGGCGTGGGCTCAACAGCGGGCTGGCGTCCGCCATCTCCCTGGCCCGGTCGCTCGCCAGCGGCTGGAACGGCAGACCCTTCCGGGACGCCGACTTCGTCCGGCACGAAGCGGCGATGTCGATGCTCCAGTACCGGCACAAGAGCCGTGCGTGGAACGCGATGGTGACGACCGATGATCAGGGCGTCAACTGCGCGATCAAGGACGTCATCGCCGACGTCATCGCCGAGAGCGGCGGCGCACCGACGACGGGCGGTCCGGACCGCGAAGCGGACATCGAGACGCTCATGGAGCGGATGCGCGAGATCCGCGCCCGGCTGTCGTCCCGCCTCACCGGCCTGCCCGACGACCAGGTTCTCCGGGATCACCTGCGGACGCTGAAGAGCGAGACCGTGCGGACCCTGCTGGCCAGCGGAGCCTGGGACACGCTGACCGTCGGCGGGGAAGAGGTCGACATCGACATCTTCTACCGGCAGGAGTCGCCCGTTCCGTCCTGATCCGTCCACCCGAGGTCCACCACGACCGAGTCCAGGCTGTGCGTCCGTTTCTCAGTCATGGCCCGACCGACAGTTGGCCGGGAGTGACAACCGGTTCTGTTTGGCCTGTCAAGGTTGCTGTGCGTGTTGTCGATCTGATTGTCTTGCCGGGCTCACGGGCGCGGGTCTACAAAGGACGGGGTGCGGGATGGCCACGGCACAGGAGACGACGCTGCAAAGCCTCTTGGAGGGTGCGAAGCAGTAACTTCCGCCTCTACCAGCGAACCTACTCGTGGACCGAGCTCCAACTCGCCCGGATCTGGGAGGACGTCTGCCAGCTCGCCCGCGACCGGGCGGACCACCCGGGCCCTCACCGTCCGTGCGTCGCGTCGTCCTGACGGCTGGCCGACCGCCGCGACATAGTGGCACAGGTTTCCAGACCGGGCGCAGATCCTCTTCCGAACCGCTGTTCAGCTTGGCGTCGACCGGACGGACTCGTCGAGATCCTCGACAAGTCCGAGGAACGCACGGTCGGCCTGGGCCAGGGTCGGCGGACCGTAGAGCGGCGAGACCAGGACCCGTCGACAGTGGTCGAGTTCGACGTACACGGTTCCACCCGCTCCACCAGGGTTGGCGAGCACGGCGAACCGGTGCGCGCTATCCGCGCAGTCCCTCGCAGGGGGCAGCGTGGTCAGCGCCAGCTCCACGGACTTCCGTTGCTGCGGTGAGAGGGTCCGTCCGTACGCGAAGTCGCCAACGGGATCCGTGAGCCCGATCTCCTCGGCGGGGACGCGGTACCCGCACAGCCGCACCGGAGCGGCAGACATGAACGGGACCGATCCCCGGCCCAGCCGTACCGAGGAGTCGGGATGGCCGGTCTCGGAGGCCACCACGTTCCGGTGATCCTGCGA encodes:
- a CDS encoding FHA domain-containing protein — protein: MGRKGPLAGRRIPVGDTRFTFGRLSDNDVVIASGGVSRFHAEVVREERGYVLYDRGSRNGTLVNGRRVNSHLLQHGDLITITDETFCFEVTADVTTMISDLTLFQPRTEPAVVVDPGPVLRVTVSGGGPVGLSLALLLERLLGDRVAVTVYDGRWTQDGSRVVWKNEAQGNVRRQQVVTVQSRQYLNLPEDVQDRLFVPGAYSEMWPSGPDSIRGYGPRNIRIAYIEDKLLELANEKSERIRLVPARFDAAEQHQTVTKDHVLAICEGARSRTREHFTTKFGIADSSIYSLDGRHLQDVVLGLRVKSDLPDAMSVLLTVAQNRFLLNSLGGEGFLNMRLTDAEAAEVVGLDPVRREFKDCIASRPCLMAREDDGDFQCSTHGTLFLPALLRASPLWKRVMEGLAFFGVAPENLSAVTAFRLDMVQRPRFTARLYAPTSTTPGTYGFLLGDAANSIHFWPGRGLNSGLASAISLARSLASGWNGRPFRDADFVRHEAAMSMLQYRHKSRAWNAMVTTDDQGVNCAIKDVIADVIAESGGAPTTGGPDREADIETLMERMREIRARLSSRLTGLPDDQVLRDHLRTLKSETVRTLLASGAWDTLTVGGEEVDIDIFYRQESPVPS